A window of Aeromicrobium duanguangcaii genomic DNA:
CCTGCAGATCGGGACCAGCCCCGGCGTGCTCGTCCGTGACCGGCCGGGCCTGGCCCGGCTGCTGCGCCTGCTCGACGGATCGCTGAGTGTCGACCGGCTCCGTCCCGTCGTCGAGCGGCGAGTCCCCGAGTTCACCGACGACCTGGGGGCCACGCTCGCCCGGTTGATCGCCTCCGGCGCCGTCATCGCACCCGAGCCGGCGCTGCACTCCCCCACCGTCGCCGTGCGCCACGACCGATCGTCCTCCGCGTTCGCCGGCCTGCTGGTCGACGGGTTCGGGTCGCCTCCCGACGACCCGGACCTCGAGATCTTGGTCAGCGCGGGCGAGCCCGCCCGGTCGGCGTTCGAGGACCTGGTGACCGCCGGGGTCGTCCACCTGCCGGTGGTCCTGGACGAGCGGCGCGTGCGGATCGGACCGCTCGTCGCGCCGGGAGACACACCGTGCCTGGGCTGCCTCGACGCCCAGCTGACGACGGCCGACCCGGCGTGGGCTGCCCTGCTGCCGCAGTTCGAGCGGGTCCGGTTGCTGCCCCAGGCGCTCCCGCTGTGGCTGCTCCATCGTGCGGCCGCCGAGGTGATGCGTCAGGTCGACTGCCTGCGCCGCGGGCTCCGGCCGCCGGCGGTCGGCCACGTCGTCTCCGTCGGCTCGGAGGCACCCGAGGTCGAGGTGTGCACCGTCCCCTTCGCCACCACCTGCGTGTGCCGCCTCCTGGCCGCATGACCGGGCGGATGCGGGTGACGCCACTATCCTGACGACGTGGCCGACGACGCGGACGAACAGCAGGAGAAGCCCCTCACCGGCAGTGCCCTGCGCCGCGGCGCCCGACTCGCCGGACTCCCGGCCGGGTTCGCCGCCCGCACGACCTGGGGCATCGGCCGCCGCTTGGTGGGTGCTCCCGCGTCGGCGGTGATGAACGACGTCCAGCGTCGGACGGCCGACCAGGTCTTCAGCGTGCTGGGCCAGCTCAAGGGCGGCGCCATGAAGTTCGGCCAGGCCCTCAGCATCTTCGAGGCCGCGCTGCCCGAGGAGATCATCGGCCCGTACCGCGAGGCGCTCACCAAGCTCCAGGACGCCGCTCCCCCGATGGGACCGGGCACCGTCACCCGCGTCATGGAGCGCGAGTTCGGCGCCGACTGGGCCGACCGCTTCCCCGACTTCGAGCTGACCCCCGCGGCTGCGGCCTCGATCGGCCAGGTTCACCACAGCTGGTACCTGCCCGATCCCGACGAGGAGCCCGTCGAGGTCGCCGTCAAGATCCAGTACCCCGGTGCCGGCGAGGCGCTCACGTCCGACCTGCGCCAGATCGGCCGCCTCGCCCGGATGCTGGGCACGATGATGCCCAACCTCGACGTGAAGGCGCTCGTGCGCGAGTTGCAGGAGCGGGTCGCCGAGGAGCTCGACTACGGCCTCGAGGCCGACGCCCAGGCCACGTTCGCCGACGCGTTCGAGGACGATCCGATGATCGTCGTGCCGCGGCCGCTCGAGCACAGTGAGCGGGCGCTGGTGACCGACTGGCTGCCCGGCGACAGGTCGCTGGCCGACGTCATCGCCAACGGCACGCAGGACGAGCGGGACCTGTTCGGCGAGACCTACGTGCGGTTCCTGTTCGAGGGCCCCATCCGAGCCGGGCTGCTGCATGCCGACCCGCACCCCGGGAACTTCCGCATCCTGCCTGACGGCCGGCTGGGCGTCGTCGACTACGGCGCGGTCGCCCGGCTGCCCGACGGACTGCCGGCGCCGATGGGCCCGCTGCTGCGCGCGGCCGCCGACGGCGACTACGCGACCGTGGCCGACGGCCTGCGCCAGGAGGGTTTCCTCCGCGATGGACAGAAGCTCGACCCGGACGTGCTGGAGCGCTACTTGAGCCCGCTCGTCGAGCCGATCGTCACCGAGACGTTCACCTTCGACCGCGACTGGCTGCGCCGCCAGACCCAACGCCTCGCCGCCCCCGGCCAGGAGGGGATGAGCACCGCCCTCAAGCTCAACGTCCCGCCGGGCTACCTGCTGATCCACCGGGTCTGGGCCGGCGGCATCGGTGTGCTGTGCCAGCTCGGCTCGACGGCGCACTTCCGCGCGATCGTCGCGGACTCCCTACCGGGCTTCGATCCCGCCTGACGCACTCCCCCCACCCCGAGATTTGCTCTGATTCCCACCTTTCAGAGGTCGTGAAAGGTCGAAATGGGAGCAAATCTCGGGTGGGGCGAGGACGTCAGGAGTCGGCGATGATCGCCAAGACGCCGTCGCCGTACTTCTCGAGCTTGGACTGACCCACGCCCGAGACCTGGAGCAGCTGCTCGCCGCTGCTGGGGCGCAGCGCGGCGATCGCCTTGAGGGTGGCGTCGTTGAACACCGTGAACGCCGGCTTGGACTCCTCCTGCGAGACCTCCTTGCGCCACGCGCGCAGACGCTCGAAGAGGGCCTCGTCGTAGTCGAGGTCGGGCTCGGGCAGGCGGACCTTGCGCTTCGGTGCGCGGGACACCTGGACCTTCTCGGGCAGCAGCCGGTCGAGGAACCGGCTGGGCTTGCGCCGCGCCTGTCCCCCGGCCTTGCGCGCGGCGGACCACGACACCATCAGGTGCCGGCGGGCGCGTGTGATGCCCACGTAGAAGAGCCGTCGCTCCTCCTCGATCGCGACCGGATCGTCCATCGTCGCCATGTACGGCAGCGTGCCCTCCTGGGCGCCCGCGACGAAGACCGCGTCCCACTCCAGGCCCTTCGCGGCATGGAACGTCGACAGGGTCACCCCGTCGGTCGAGGGAGCGTGCGCCTGCTCGGCGCGGCGGTCGAGATCGGCGACCAGTGCCGTGAGGTCGGCGTCGGGGCGCTCGTGCGACAGGTCGACGGCCATCGTGTGAATCGCCTGCAACGACTCCCACCGGTCACGGACAGCGCCGCGACCCTCGGGCGGGGTGTCGCTGTAGTCCATCGCGGCGAGCACCGCACGGACGTCGTCGGCCAGCGAGCCGGAGCCCTCGCCCGCCCGGGCCGAGCCGCGCAGCAGCGTGACCGCCTGACGCACCTCGGAGCGCTGGAAGAAGCCGGTGCCGCCACGCAGCGAGTAGGGGATCTGCAGGCGGCCCAGCGCCTCTTCGTAGACCTCGGACTGGGCGTTGATCCGGTACAGGACCGCCATCTCGCGGTAGGACACGCCCTGGCGGTGCAGGGCGACGATGCGGTCGGCGATCGCGTCGGCCTCGGCCGGCTCGTCGGCGAACGGGCGGTAGTCGACCGCCGGACCGGGCGAGTTCTGCGACTGCAGCCGCACGCCGAGGGTCACCGACGGCCCACGGCCCGAGAAGACCTCGTTGGCCGCGGCGACGATCTGCGGGGTGGACCGGTAGTTGCGGACCAGCTCGATCCGCGGCGCGTCGGGGAACCGGCGCGTCGTGAAGTCGCCCAGGATCGTGGGCGAGGCTCCGGCGAACGTGTAGATGGTCTGGCGCGGGTCGCCGACGACGCACACCTCGTCGCGCCCGCCGAGCCACAGGTCGAGCAGCGTCGACTGCAGCGGGTTGACGTCCTGGAACTCGTCGACGACGAACCACTTGTACTGACGCCGGATCTCGGCCGCGATCGCCGGGTCGTCGGCCAGGATCGCCGCCGTGATCAGCAGGATGTCCTCCATGTCGATCCGGCCACGGTCGCGCTTGACCTGCTCGTACGATCGCAGGACCGCGCCGACCTCACCCGGATCGATGTCGCCCACCGTCCGCTGGCGACGGACCGCCACGGCGCCGTAGTCGTCGGGGCGCACGTTCGAGACCTTGGCCCACTCCACCTCGGCGGACAGGTCGCGCAGCAGCGCCTGATCGGCGCGGACGCCCACCTGACGGGCGGCCTCGGCGACGAACGCGAACTTGGACTCGAGGATCTGGGGGAACTCGGTGCCGTAGACGCGCGGCCAGAAGTAGCGCGCCTGGCGCAGTGCCGCGGAGTGGAAGGTGCGCGCCTGGACGCCGGCGGCGCCGAGCACCCGCAGCCTCTCGCGCATCTCGCCCGCGGCCTTGACCGTGAAGGTCACCGCGAGCACCTCGGTGGGCTTGTAGACGCCCGTGGCCGTGCCGTAGGCGATCCGGTGGGTGATCGCCCGGGTCTTGCCGGTGCCCGCACCCGCGATGACGCACAGCGGACCGCGCAGGGTCGTGGCGACCTCGCGCTGCTCGGGATCGAGTCCGTTCAGCAGGTCGTCGACGTCAGACATGGTCTCCAGATCGGGTCGGGGGTGGGCAGCGACCAGCGTAGCCCCGCCCGCGGACACCATCGGGCCCCGCACACAGGTGTCCGAGCCGGTGCGGGGAATGGCGGTGGCCTGTGGCACGTTGACCCCGAAGAAGCTTCCGTTCGACCGAGAGGGTCCCGATGTCCGACGCATCGTTCGTCATGTACTCCACGCCGTGGTGCGGCTACTGCCATCGCCTCAAGTCGCAGCTCAAGCGCGAGGGCATCACGTTCGACGAGGTCGACATCGAGCAGCAGCCCGAGGCCGCCCAGATCGTCGAGAAGGCCAACGGCGGCAACCAGACGGTGCCGACGCTGGTCTTCGCCGACGGCACGGCCCTGACGAACCCGTCGGTCGCGCAGGTCAAGGCGCAGCTCGGTCTCTGACACCCGGGGCCGGGCGTCGGTCGCGACGATTCGCCCACGCCCGGCCCGGTACGCCGATATTCTCGGCGCTCGTGACCCAGCCTCCCCAGTCCCCCGACGCGCACGGCCCGGCACCCGAGGACGGCGCACCCCAGCCGTACGGGTCCGCGTCGTACCCGCCGCAACCGCCCTACCCTCCGACCTCGGGATACCCGCCGGTCCAGGGCTACCCGCCCGCTCCGGGGTACGCGACGGCTCACGGGTACGCGCCCCCGCCGGCCCCGAACGGGATGTACCAGGCTGCGGCGATCGTCAACTGGGTCGTGCTCGGCCTGGTCATCGTGGGGACGTGCGGACTCGGCATCATCGCCGCCGCCTGGTTCATCCCGATGACCCTACGGATCCAGCAGGGTGCCAAGGACCGCGAGAAGCACACCGCGCTCGCGGTGTGCACGCTGCTGTTCTGCAACCTGATCTCCGGCATCCTGATCCTGGTCGAGGACGCGAACCGCCCGGCCCGTCCGGCGTCCTGACGTACCCGAGCCGCCCTCAGACGCTCACGAAGAGACAGAACGGATGGCCCTCCGGGTCGGCCATCACGAACAGCGGCTCCTCGGCGTCGTCCGACTGATCCATCAGCAGTGACGCGCCGAGGGCCTCGGCCCGCGCCCGCTGGCGCCACAGCTCGTCCAGGTCCGGGACGGTGCAGTCCAGATGGAGCTGCATCGGCACGTCCGGGTCCGGCCACGTGGTCTGCTCGAGGCGATCGACGCGTTGGAACGCGAGCGCTCCGGAGCCGTCCCGGTGGCGCAGGACCAGCCAGTCGGCGGGGCCCTCGTCCGCCCGCGGCTCGTCGCCGGGCCGGTACTGCAGCCCGAAGAGCTCGCGGTAGAACTCGGCCGTGCGTCGTACGTCGGTCGCGTCGATGACGGTCTGGCGCAGTTGCGGGTACGCGGTCATGTCCGCATGGTCCTCGCAACGGCCGACGGTGACAACCGTTCGGCGCAGCCGGTCAGCCGGGAAGCTCGCCGCCGTACCACTGCTCGATCAGCCACCGCGAGATCGAGACCTTCGGCGGAGGCAGCACGATCCCCTCGGACTCGATCGCCGCGGCCAGCTCATCGCGGGTGAGCCAGAGCGCCTCGGCGATCTCGGTGTCGTCCAGCACCAGGTCGGTCGTGGTGGCCCGGGCGTTGAATCCCAGCATCAGGCTCTGCGGGAAGGGCCACGGCTGGCTGGCGAGGTAGGTGGCCTCGTCGACGACCAGCCCGACCTCCTCGGCGACCTCGCGGCGCACCGCGTCCTCGAGCGTCTCGCCCGGCTCGACGAAGCCGGCCAGGGTCGAGAACCGGCCCTCGGGCCACGTGGGGTTGCGCGCCAACAGGACGCGATCGTCGTCGTCGGTGACGAGCATGATGACGGCGGGGTCGGTGCGCGGGTAGTGCTCGGTGCCGCACGACGGACAGACCCGCAGGTGGCCCGCCTGCTCGGTGTAGAGGTACTCGCCGCAGCGCGAGCAGTACGTGTGCGCCTGCAGCCAGCGGGCCAGGCCCACGGCGTGGATCGCCAGGGAGAGCTCGTCGGGATCGAGCAGCGGCGCGAGCGTGCGGATGCTGACCGGGGCCAGCTCGGCCGGGACCCGCGAGACCGCCACGGCGGCGTGGCGCCGGCCGTTCTGGTCGCCCAGCAGGATCCACTCGCCGTCGGGCGCCTCGTCGACCGGGACCCACCGCAGAGCGGGTCCGTCGATGGTGGCGACGTGCTCGCCGCCGAGAACCAGGACTCTCAGATCCGGGGTCCTCCACAGCTCATCGCGTCGCCGCAGGTTTCCCGCCCGGTCGTGCCGGGCCCGGTCGAACGCGAACTCCACGCTTCACCGTAACCCGAGTCGGGCCTCGAGGGCCTCTCGGTCGGGCAGGTCGGCGAACGTGTGCGACTCGCCGAGCCGGACGTAGTGGAAGGTCCCGACCACCCGCTGCGGGTCGATGCCCTGCAGTTCCGCCCACGCGAGGCGGTAGAGCGCGAGCTGCAGCTCGTCCGCGTCGGCCACCCGGTTGGTCTTCCAGTCGACGACCTCGAAGCCCTCGGTGCCGTCCTCGAGCCGCATCGGGAACACGGCGTCGATCCGCCCGATGATCTGCTGACCGCCCAGGCGCAGCGTGAACGGCGTCTCGACGGCGACGGGCTCGCGGCCGGCGAACGGTCCGGACTCGAAGGCCTCTTTCAGCGCGTCCAGATCGGACTCGTCGGCCACCTCGGCATCGCCGCGGCCGGGCAGCTCGTCGGGGTCGAGCAGGGTCTGCTGGCCGTACCGGGCCTCGATCCAGGCGTGGAACCGCGTGCCGAAGCGTGCCGCCGCCGAGGGTCGCCGGGGCATCGGCCGCGCCAGCGAGGCCACGAATGCCTCCTCGTCCTGCGCCAGCGCCAACACGTCGGTGGCCGAGAGCGAGGCGGGCAGGTCCACCACGACCTGGTGCTCGGCTCGGGCCCGGGCCTCCTCGAGCAGCAGGTCGAGGTCGGTGCGCAGCTCGGCCAGGCGTGGATCCGCCTCGACCGGCAGCGCCTCCTCGCCGGAGAGGTGCTGGCGGACGGCGTCGGCGAGTGCGCGGCGCTGCTCGAAGGAGGTCAGGGCGACAGGCCACGGCACGGTCTGGTCGACCAGGTGCGGGTTCTGGTCGTCGTCGGCCGGGGGCTCGGCCCACGTGATCGGCGCGGTCCCCCGCTGCGCCAGCCAGTCGCGGACATCGACGAGGAAGGCCGACTCGGCGCGGGGGCGCAGCTGGGTGCGGCCCCAGCGGTGTCCGCTGACGTGGAGGCGGCGCTTCGCGCGGGTGAACGCCACGTAGGCCAGCCGGGTCTCCTCCATCAGCGCATCGCGCCGGGTGTCCTCCTCGAAGGCCTTCTTGGCCGGGCTGGTGAACTCGGCGATCTGCGGCACGAAGTCGACGTCGCCGCGCAGCGGGGCGGGGAGCGCCTTGGCGACGGTGGGCCATCGCGAGCGCCCGCGACCGGACGGGAAGACGGTGCCGGAGACGAACGGCACGAAGACCTCCTCGAACTCCAGGCCCTTCGCACGGTGAATCGTCAGCAGCTTGATCGAGTCGGCGTCGGACGGAGCGCTGAGCTCCATCCCCTCGTTGTACTCGCGCTCGGCGTCGAGGTGGGCCAGCAGTCCCGGCAGCGAGGCGTACCGGTCGTGCTGGGCGTAGTCGCCGATGGCGTCCATCAGCAGCGCGAGGTTGTCGGTGGGCACCCCCGCGACCGGCAGCTCGACGTCGAGGTCGAGCTCGGTCACGACCCGACGGGCGAGGTCGAGCAGCGGCTCGTGGGCGTGACGACGCAGCCGACGCAGCATCGAGGCGAGGTCGGCGAAGCGACGTCTGGCGTGCTCGGAGTACGGCCGGTCGCCCGGGTCCTCGACGGCCTCGGCCAGCGAGACGATCTCGGTCGGGTCGACGCCGGTGGTCGCCTCGTCGAGCGCGGCCTGCAGGACGGCGTCGGGGTCGCTGCTGTCGACCTGGTCGCCGTCGCGCCACATCCGGCCCAGCTCGGCGGCTCGCTGGCCCAGCAGGGCCAGATCGCGCTCGCCGATGCGCCAGCGCACGCCGGTCATGAGTCGCAGCAACGCCGGGTTGGCGGTGACGTCGTCCAGGATCGCCAGGACCGAGAGCACGTCGACGACCTCGGGCTGCTGGAGCAGGCCGGTGAGGCCCACGATCTCGACCGGCAGTCCACGTGACCGCAGGGCGCGGACGATCTCGGGGTTCTCGTTGGTGGTGCGGACCAACACCGCGATCTCGCGCCGCGGCACGCCGCGCTCGACCGAGTCGACGACGAGGTCGACGAGCGCTTCGATCTCCTCGGCGACGCCGGTGTGCAGCGCGACCGACACCTCGCCCCGGGGGTTCTCGGGGGCGGCGCGCAGCGGCGTGACGATGTCGGAGATGCCCGGCGAGCCGTAGTACTCGCGTGCCACGTAGCCGGCCAGGTCGATGATCTCGGGCGCACAACGGCGGGTGACGTCGAGGCTGAACAGCCGCCCCTTCTCGCCGTCGGCGCCGGGGAAGTCGTCGAGGAACGCGGTGAGGTTGCCCGAGGCGGCGCCACGCCAGCCGTAGATGCCCTGGGCCGGGTCGCCCACGGCGCTGATCGGCCGCCCGGCGAACAGCGACTGCAGCAGATCGCGCTGGGCGACCGAGGTGTCCTGGTACTCGTCGAGCAGGACGACGTCGTACCGCTCGCGCAGCACCTGCTGGACCTCGGGCAGCGTTGCCAGCTGGGCGCCCCAGGCCATCTGGTCGGAGAAGTCCATGACGCCGGCCTCGGCCTTGGCCGCGCGGTACTCGTCGACCAGGTCGGCCAGCTCGTCGCGCTTGAGGCAGGCCGCGACGATCTCGTCGTGCCACTTGAGCGGCTTCTCGACCGACTGCGCCCGCTCGACCGTGGTGCGGTCGAACTCGCGCAACTCCTCGGTGGTGACGAGGTGCTCGGACAGCTGACCGTCGAGGTCGAGCAGGTCGCCGATCACGGTGGGCAGCCAGGCCGAGACGTGGCGCAGTGGGCCGTCGTGACCGCGCGCGACCCGGGCCGCGATCTGGAACCGGGTGGCGTCGGCCAGCACCCGCAGGTCGGGCTCGATGCCCATCCGCAGGCCGTGCTCGGCGATCAGCGTGCCGGCGAACGCGTGATAGGTCGACACGGTCGGCTCGCCGAACTCGGAGAAGTCACCCACCTTGTCCAGCGAGTCACGAACGCGGCCGGCCAGCTCGGCGGCCGCCTTGGACGTGAAGGTCAGGCCGAGCAGCCGGTCGGGCGCGTACCCGAGGTGGCCGACGAGCCACACGACTCGTGCGGCCATGACGGCCGTCTTGCCCGCGCCGGCGCCCGCGATGATCGCCTGCGGCAGCGCCGGGTCGGCCGTGATCGCGGCGAGCTGCTCGTCGCTGAACGGGATGCCCAGGATCGTCTTCAGGTGGTCGGTGTCGCGCACGAGCGGCGTCACTGCGGCCCTCCGATCGTGGGTCCGGTGAAGACGGGGCACAGCGGCTGGAAGTCGCAGAAGCCGCAGTGGTCGTTCGGCCGGGCGACGAGCTGTTCGTCGCGCACGGTGCGGGCCGACTGGGTCAGCAGGTCCAGGGCGAAGAACGGCTGGTCGCCGGACTCGCTCGGCGCTGCCTGCGGCTGGACCTTGGGCGAGTCGGGGTCCTTCGCGCCCGCCGGAGTGCGCAGCTGCACGAGCTCGGCACCGCCGGAGCGGGCATCCGTGATCCCGAGGGACTCGACGGCGCCGTGCTCGACGGCCACCTGGTAGATGCCCAACTGCGCATGCTCGGCGATCTTGCGCGGCGCCGGGGCGTTGCGGCTGGTCTTGAAGTCGACCACGTGGACACGACCCTGCGAGTCGATCTCGACCCGGTCCATCGAGCCGCGCAGCAGGACCTCCTCGCCCCCGACGACGACCGTGGCCGTGAAGGCATGCTCGGCCGCGAGCGCCGTGCGCGGATTGGCGCGGTGCCAGCGCGCGAAGCGCACCAGAGTCTCGTGCGCGGCCTGGCGCTCGCGCTCGCCCAGCCAGGCGGCCTGGTGGTCGAGCCGGTGCCAGACCTCGTCGAGGCGGGCGGCCATCGCGACCTCGTCGGGCTCGACGCCGCGCTGGACGACGTCGGCGGCCAGCGCGTGCACGATCGAGCCGAAGCCCTGCGCGGACGTGGACGCGGACTCGCCGTGGGCCTCGCGGCCGAGGAACCAGCGCAGCGAGCAGGCGGTGATCCCCTCGACGGCGGACCCCGACAGTGCCAGCGGCTGGTCCTCGGGCCGCCAGGGCGTCTCCGACCTCGAGGTCTCGGCCAAGCCCCACCACCGGTCGGGATCGGCCGGGCGGGTGAGCGCCAGGTCGGCGCGGACGATCTCGGCCAGCATCGCGGCGGTCTCGTCGCGCACGACGGGATCGTCGGTCTGCTCGCCGATGCGGCGCAGCTCGGCGACGACCCCACGCAGCGACACCGGTCGGACCGGTCGGCCGAGCGGCAGGGCCTCGGCATCGCCGAAGCCCGCGGTCAGCAGCTCGGACACGAACCGCGAGGGCTGATCGCCGTCGTCGGTGGGCGTCTGGACGGCCGTGACGACGAGCCGTCGGGTGGCGCGCGTGCAGGCGACGTAGAACAGCCGGCGCTCCTCGCGCAACTGCTCGCCACGCGAACCCGGAGCGACGGGTCCGTCCAGGTGCTCGGACCGCAGCAGGCTGCCCCGGCTGCGCAGGTCGGGCCATCGCTGGGCCTGGACCCCCGCCACGACGACGAGCGGCCACTCCAGGCCCTTGGAGCGGTGCGCGGTCATCAGGCGGACGGCATCGGGCCGCGCGGCGCTGGACTCGAGCTGGTCGGCCGGGATCTGCTGGGCTCGCAGCTCGGCGACGAAGTTGACGGTGTCGCGGCGCCGACCGCCCTCCTCGGCCCGGGCGGCATGACGGAACAGGGCGCAGACGGCGTCGAGGTCGCGGTCGGCGTGGGCCCGGCCCTCGACCGTGCCCCACTGCTCGCGCAGCCGGGTGGGCCAGCGGGTGCCGTCCCACAGCAGCCACAGCGCCTGCTCGGGCGGCTCACCGCGGCGCAGGATGGCAGCGGCCCGACCCAGCAGCGCCGCGAGGTTGCGTGCGGCCTCGACCGCGTCGGCCGTGGAGCGGTCGGTGGTGGACAGGCCGAGAGCGGCCGGGTCGTGCAGCGAGGCCGCGACGAGGTCGCTGGACGGCGTCTCGGGATCGCGGCGACGCAACGCCCGCCCGAGCCGTCGCATGGCCGGACCGTCGAGGCCGGCCAGCGGACCGGTCAGCAGCGCCTCGGCCATCTCGGCGTCGAGCGCCTCCTCGCGGGCGATGCGGTCGGCGGCCTCGAGCGCGAGCAGCAGGCTGCGGACGGCCGGCTCGGCCACGAGCGGCACCTCGTCACCCGCCACCTCGACCGGGACACCGGCGGGACCCAGCACCCGCTGCAGCCGGGTGAGATCGGCCCCCGTGCGCACCAGGACGGCCATGTCGGACCACGCGAGTCCGTCGTCGAGATGGGCACGGCGCAGGGTCGCGGCGATGTGCTCGGCCTCGGCCGTGGCCGACGCGTAGGTGGCCACCTCGACCCGGCCGGGCTCGGGCGCGACCGACTGCAGGTTGCGGTGCCGCTCGGCCGCCCGCGCGTCGAGGCCCGGCGGGATCGGCGGATGACCCAGCGCGACACGCGCCGCCTCGAGGATGCGCGGACCGAAGCGCCGCGTGGTGGTCAGGGCGACCGTGGGCGCGGGCCGCCCAGCGGTGGAGAACTGCTCGGGGAAGCGGGTGATCGCGCCGGGATCGG
This region includes:
- a CDS encoding ABC1 kinase family protein, whose protein sequence is MADDADEQQEKPLTGSALRRGARLAGLPAGFAARTTWGIGRRLVGAPASAVMNDVQRRTADQVFSVLGQLKGGAMKFGQALSIFEAALPEEIIGPYREALTKLQDAAPPMGPGTVTRVMEREFGADWADRFPDFELTPAAAASIGQVHHSWYLPDPDEEPVEVAVKIQYPGAGEALTSDLRQIGRLARMLGTMMPNLDVKALVRELQERVAEELDYGLEADAQATFADAFEDDPMIVVPRPLEHSERALVTDWLPGDRSLADVIANGTQDERDLFGETYVRFLFEGPIRAGLLHADPHPGNFRILPDGRLGVVDYGAVARLPDGLPAPMGPLLRAAADGDYATVADGLRQEGFLRDGQKLDPDVLERYLSPLVEPIVTETFTFDRDWLRRQTQRLAAPGQEGMSTALKLNVPPGYLLIHRVWAGGIGVLCQLGSTAHFRAIVADSLPGFDPA
- a CDS encoding ATP-dependent helicase, coding for MSDVDDLLNGLDPEQREVATTLRGPLCVIAGAGTGKTRAITHRIAYGTATGVYKPTEVLAVTFTVKAAGEMRERLRVLGAAGVQARTFHSAALRQARYFWPRVYGTEFPQILESKFAFVAEAARQVGVRADQALLRDLSAEVEWAKVSNVRPDDYGAVAVRRQRTVGDIDPGEVGAVLRSYEQVKRDRGRIDMEDILLITAAILADDPAIAAEIRRQYKWFVVDEFQDVNPLQSTLLDLWLGGRDEVCVVGDPRQTIYTFAGASPTILGDFTTRRFPDAPRIELVRNYRSTPQIVAAANEVFSGRGPSVTLGVRLQSQNSPGPAVDYRPFADEPAEADAIADRIVALHRQGVSYREMAVLYRINAQSEVYEEALGRLQIPYSLRGGTGFFQRSEVRQAVTLLRGSARAGEGSGSLADDVRAVLAAMDYSDTPPEGRGAVRDRWESLQAIHTMAVDLSHERPDADLTALVADLDRRAEQAHAPSTDGVTLSTFHAAKGLEWDAVFVAGAQEGTLPYMATMDDPVAIEEERRLFYVGITRARRHLMVSWSAARKAGGQARRKPSRFLDRLLPEKVQVSRAPKRKVRLPEPDLDYDEALFERLRAWRKEVSQEESKPAFTVFNDATLKAIAALRPSSGEQLLQVSGVGQSKLEKYGDGVLAIIADS
- a CDS encoding mycoredoxin, producing MSDASFVMYSTPWCGYCHRLKSQLKREGITFDEVDIEQQPEAAQIVEKANGGNQTVPTLVFADGTALTNPSVAQVKAQLGL
- a CDS encoding VOC family protein, with the translated sequence MTAYPQLRQTVIDATDVRRTAEFYRELFGLQYRPGDEPRADEGPADWLVLRHRDGSGALAFQRVDRLEQTTWPDPDVPMQLHLDCTVPDLDELWRQRARAEALGASLLMDQSDDAEEPLFVMADPEGHPFCLFVSV
- the nudC gene encoding NAD(+) diphosphatase, whose protein sequence is MEFAFDRARHDRAGNLRRRDELWRTPDLRVLVLGGEHVATIDGPALRWVPVDEAPDGEWILLGDQNGRRHAAVAVSRVPAELAPVSIRTLAPLLDPDELSLAIHAVGLARWLQAHTYCSRCGEYLYTEQAGHLRVCPSCGTEHYPRTDPAVIMLVTDDDDRVLLARNPTWPEGRFSTLAGFVEPGETLEDAVRREVAEEVGLVVDEATYLASQPWPFPQSLMLGFNARATTTDLVLDDTEIAEALWLTRDELAAAIESEGIVLPPPKVSISRWLIEQWYGGELPG
- a CDS encoding ATP-dependent DNA helicase, with the translated sequence MTPLVRDTDHLKTILGIPFSDEQLAAITADPALPQAIIAGAGAGKTAVMAARVVWLVGHLGYAPDRLLGLTFTSKAAAELAGRVRDSLDKVGDFSEFGEPTVSTYHAFAGTLIAEHGLRMGIEPDLRVLADATRFQIAARVARGHDGPLRHVSAWLPTVIGDLLDLDGQLSEHLVTTEELREFDRTTVERAQSVEKPLKWHDEIVAACLKRDELADLVDEYRAAKAEAGVMDFSDQMAWGAQLATLPEVQQVLRERYDVVLLDEYQDTSVAQRDLLQSLFAGRPISAVGDPAQGIYGWRGAASGNLTAFLDDFPGADGEKGRLFSLDVTRRCAPEIIDLAGYVAREYYGSPGISDIVTPLRAAPENPRGEVSVALHTGVAEEIEALVDLVVDSVERGVPRREIAVLVRTTNENPEIVRALRSRGLPVEIVGLTGLLQQPEVVDVLSVLAILDDVTANPALLRLMTGVRWRIGERDLALLGQRAAELGRMWRDGDQVDSSDPDAVLQAALDEATTGVDPTEIVSLAEAVEDPGDRPYSEHARRRFADLASMLRRLRRHAHEPLLDLARRVVTELDLDVELPVAGVPTDNLALLMDAIGDYAQHDRYASLPGLLAHLDAEREYNEGMELSAPSDADSIKLLTIHRAKGLEFEEVFVPFVSGTVFPSGRGRSRWPTVAKALPAPLRGDVDFVPQIAEFTSPAKKAFEEDTRRDALMEETRLAYVAFTRAKRRLHVSGHRWGRTQLRPRAESAFLVDVRDWLAQRGTAPITWAEPPADDDQNPHLVDQTVPWPVALTSFEQRRALADAVRQHLSGEEALPVEADPRLAELRTDLDLLLEEARARAEHQVVVDLPASLSATDVLALAQDEEAFVASLARPMPRRPSAAARFGTRFHAWIEARYGQQTLLDPDELPGRGDAEVADESDLDALKEAFESGPFAGREPVAVETPFTLRLGGQQIIGRIDAVFPMRLEDGTEGFEVVDWKTNRVADADELQLALYRLAWAELQGIDPQRVVGTFHYVRLGESHTFADLPDREALEARLGLR
- a CDS encoding ATP-dependent helicase; translation: MPVDFVLKRPEGVRADPPRLDEAQQSVVDHRGGPLLVLAGPGTGKTTTLVEVVVDRIESGELTPDQILVLTFSRKAAGELRDRIGRRLPGTSGTVAAMTFHAFCYALVREFSDPEAFAAPPELMTAPARDAVVADLLGGHDASSWPASLREALGTRGLAAELQSFMSAAVTRGLDPDDLRALAATRERPEWARVADAIEEYHQVIDLQNRTDYTDLVTRAAAIASDRDHQRVLRDRFRLVVVDEYQDTDPLQVRLLHDLAGDGRDLVVVGDHDQAIYGFRGADPGAITRFPEQFSTAGRPAPTVALTTTRRFGPRILEAARVALGHPPIPPGLDARAAERHRNLQSVAPEPGRVEVATYASATAEAEHIAATLRRAHLDDGLAWSDMAVLVRTGADLTRLQRVLGPAGVPVEVAGDEVPLVAEPAVRSLLLALEAADRIAREEALDAEMAEALLTGPLAGLDGPAMRRLGRALRRRDPETPSSDLVAASLHDPAALGLSTTDRSTADAVEAARNLAALLGRAAAILRRGEPPEQALWLLWDGTRWPTRLREQWGTVEGRAHADRDLDAVCALFRHAARAEEGGRRRDTVNFVAELRAQQIPADQLESSAARPDAVRLMTAHRSKGLEWPLVVVAGVQAQRWPDLRSRGSLLRSEHLDGPVAPGSRGEQLREERRLFYVACTRATRRLVVTAVQTPTDDGDQPSRFVSELLTAGFGDAEALPLGRPVRPVSLRGVVAELRRIGEQTDDPVVRDETAAMLAEIVRADLALTRPADPDRWWGLAETSRSETPWRPEDQPLALSGSAVEGITACSLRWFLGREAHGESASTSAQGFGSIVHALAADVVQRGVEPDEVAMAARLDEVWHRLDHQAAWLGERERQAAHETLVRFARWHRANPRTALAAEHAFTATVVVGGEEVLLRGSMDRVEIDSQGRVHVVDFKTSRNAPAPRKIAEHAQLGIYQVAVEHGAVESLGITDARSGGAELVQLRTPAGAKDPDSPKVQPQAAPSESGDQPFFALDLLTQSARTVRDEQLVARPNDHCGFCDFQPLCPVFTGPTIGGPQ